A single window of Chloracidobacterium thermophilum B DNA harbors:
- the cmr4 gene encoding type III-B CRISPR module RAMP protein Cmr4, producing MSEPVAANANAALQRAAALLFIHAQTGLHPGSGTALGTVDLPVQRERHTQWPVIPGSTLKGIVRDACRRAAGNNGDLFAVFGPETAEAGKHAGALSMTDARILAFPVRSLRGVFAWVTCPAVLERLQRDLKLADLGNAGFRLPAEPGKDKALCHADSPLLVGGKQLVLEEFEFERTGDANDLTDWLAVRAVADEATQKRLQSHLVVLHDDDFTHFVRHATEVVARVGLDYERKTVKEGALFYEEFLPAETLFYAVVLASASRRNGHSQSAGDVLAYVQCHTPPYLQIGGDETIGKGLCAVRLVNGKEA from the coding sequence ATGTCTGAACCCGTAGCCGCCAACGCGAACGCCGCTTTGCAGCGTGCCGCCGCCCTGCTGTTTATCCATGCCCAGACAGGTCTGCATCCCGGCTCGGGCACGGCTTTGGGAACTGTGGATTTGCCGGTACAACGTGAGCGCCATACGCAGTGGCCGGTCATTCCCGGCTCAACGCTCAAGGGCATTGTGCGCGATGCATGCCGCCGGGCTGCCGGCAACAACGGTGATCTGTTCGCTGTCTTCGGCCCGGAAACCGCCGAGGCCGGCAAGCACGCCGGGGCGCTGAGCATGACCGATGCGCGCATCCTGGCTTTTCCGGTACGTTCCCTGCGGGGCGTCTTTGCCTGGGTGACGTGCCCGGCCGTACTCGAACGGCTTCAGCGCGATCTGAAACTGGCTGACCTGGGCAACGCCGGCTTCAGGCTGCCGGCTGAACCGGGGAAAGACAAAGCCCTGTGCCATGCCGACAGCCCCCTGCTGGTTGGCGGCAAACAGTTGGTGCTGGAAGAGTTCGAGTTTGAACGCACGGGCGATGCCAATGATCTGACGGACTGGCTTGCCGTGCGGGCCGTAGCTGACGAGGCAACGCAAAAGCGGCTGCAAAGCCATCTGGTCGTGCTGCACGACGACGACTTCACGCATTTTGTCCGCCATGCCACCGAGGTCGTGGCCCGCGTCGGCCTCGATTACGAACGCAAGACGGTCAAGGAAGGCGCGCTGTTTTACGAGGAGTTCCTGCCGGCAGAGACGCTGTTTTATGCCGTGGTGCTGGCCAGCGCCAGTCGCCGCAACGGCCACAGCCAGTCAGCCGGCGACGTTCTGGCGTACGTACAGTGCCATACCCCGCCCTACCTGCAAATCGGGGGCGATGAAACCATTGGCAAGGGACTCTGCGCCGTGCGGCTGGTCAACGGAAAGGAGGCGTGA
- the cmr5 gene encoding type III-B CRISPR module-associated protein Cmr5, with product MASQPTLDQRRASHAWEAVQRAKQKQGPHQKQEPKKFGGQAKKLPVRIMTAGLGQALAFLKAKGYAPGLLAELTDWINQRMPPQGNEPKDLLERIVKGNADVLRRATDEVLAYLLWLNRFAEAEGLTEETEAS from the coding sequence ATGGCAAGTCAACCAACACTTGACCAGCGCCGCGCCAGCCACGCCTGGGAAGCTGTGCAGCGCGCAAAGCAGAAGCAGGGCCCGCACCAAAAGCAGGAACCCAAAAAGTTCGGCGGACAGGCCAAAAAACTGCCCGTCCGTATCATGACGGCCGGGTTGGGGCAGGCGCTGGCGTTTCTGAAAGCCAAAGGTTATGCGCCGGGACTGCTCGCCGAACTCACCGACTGGATCAACCAGCGGATGCCACCCCAGGGAAACGAGCCAAAAGACCTGCTGGAGCGCATTGTCAAAGGCAATGCCGATGTTCTGCGGCGGGCAACCGATGAAGTGCTCGCCTATCTCCTGTGGCTCAACCGCTTTGCCGAAGCCGAAGGACTGACAGAAGAAACAGAAGCGTCATGA